Proteins encoded by one window of Gordonia jinghuaiqii:
- a CDS encoding ABC transporter permease subunit, translated as MRAALIAEYRKFTSTRMWWVLLIAMIAYLGFIGAALAFSMTADSSVEQPTTLVGADLARSIYSLTSPIGYVFALVIGSLAVTGEFRHKTITASLLVEPRRGVLLVAKLIAGIPMGLLYGILGTLAVVATAAPVLAGLGDGAFLTDGSTIEVIVLSMLVMVLWTAMGVAFGAVVSNQVAAIVILLAFTQLVEPIARIALASFDVTSSVSKFLPGSAADALIGSSFFASMGDGGGDLLPQWAGAVVMLVYIAAFAVIGRYTTFRRDIA; from the coding sequence GTGAGGGCGGCGCTGATCGCGGAGTACCGCAAGTTCACCTCCACCAGGATGTGGTGGGTGCTGCTCATCGCGATGATCGCCTACCTGGGGTTCATCGGTGCCGCACTGGCCTTCTCGATGACCGCCGACAGTTCAGTGGAACAGCCGACCACCCTGGTCGGTGCTGATCTCGCGCGCTCGATCTACTCGCTCACCAGTCCGATCGGGTACGTCTTCGCGCTGGTGATCGGCAGTCTCGCGGTGACCGGTGAATTCCGGCACAAGACCATCACCGCCAGCCTTCTGGTGGAGCCACGGCGCGGAGTCCTGTTGGTGGCCAAGCTGATCGCCGGCATCCCGATGGGCCTGCTGTACGGCATCCTCGGCACCCTCGCCGTGGTTGCCACGGCCGCGCCGGTTCTCGCCGGACTCGGCGACGGCGCGTTCCTGACCGACGGCTCGACCATCGAGGTCATCGTGCTGTCGATGCTGGTGATGGTGCTGTGGACGGCGATGGGTGTCGCCTTCGGCGCGGTGGTCTCCAATCAGGTTGCGGCCATTGTCATCCTGCTGGCGTTCACCCAGCTCGTCGAACCCATTGCGCGCATCGCCCTGGCGTCGTTCGACGTCACGTCGTCGGTGTCGAAGTTCCTGCCCGGCTCGGCAGCGGACGCCCTGATCGGGTCGAGCTTCTTCGCCTCGATGGGAGACGGCGGTGGCGACCTGCTCCCGCAGTGGGCCGGCGCGGTGGTGATGCTGGTCTACATCGCCGCCTTCGCCGTCATCGGCCGGTACACGACGTTCCGGCGCGACATCGCCTGA
- a CDS encoding ABC transporter ATP-binding protein — MQAPAITIEGLTKRFGAVTAVDDLSFTVAPGRVTGFLGPNGSGKTTTLRMLLGLVEPSAGRALIGDRPFRRIARPAQHVGAALEASSFHPGRTGLGHLKALAPQVGVPTSRCRDVLDFVGLTPAADRRVGGYSMGMRQRLGLATALLGDPQIILLDEPANGLDPQGIVWLRGLLRSLAHEGRTVLVSSHVLAEVRSTVDDVVVIGSGKLVRASTLTDFEALAERSVEVRTPARASFVALATERGWRLEDTHDGFRIHDADAATVGAAAFAAGLELHQLADVGADLESVFLRLTSSSDAPTSHLAPGGGPSAADPAPAVESREEGR, encoded by the coding sequence ATGCAGGCCCCGGCCATCACGATCGAAGGACTGACCAAGCGTTTCGGTGCGGTGACCGCGGTCGACGATCTGTCGTTCACGGTGGCACCCGGTCGCGTCACCGGCTTCCTCGGACCGAACGGCTCCGGCAAGACCACGACGCTGCGCATGCTGCTCGGGCTGGTCGAACCGTCGGCGGGCCGCGCCCTCATCGGCGATCGTCCGTTCCGCCGGATCGCACGTCCCGCCCAACACGTCGGGGCCGCGCTCGAGGCGTCGAGCTTCCACCCCGGGCGCACCGGGCTCGGTCACCTCAAGGCACTGGCCCCGCAAGTGGGGGTGCCGACGTCGCGGTGCCGCGACGTGCTGGACTTCGTCGGACTCACCCCGGCCGCCGACCGGCGGGTCGGCGGGTACTCGATGGGGATGCGTCAACGGCTCGGACTGGCCACCGCACTGCTCGGCGACCCGCAGATCATCCTGCTCGACGAGCCGGCCAACGGCCTCGACCCGCAGGGCATCGTCTGGCTCCGCGGGCTGTTGCGCTCGCTGGCGCACGAGGGCCGGACCGTACTGGTGTCCAGCCACGTGCTCGCCGAAGTGCGCAGCACCGTCGACGATGTCGTCGTGATCGGCAGCGGCAAGCTGGTCCGGGCGTCGACGCTGACCGATTTCGAGGCACTCGCCGAGCGATCCGTCGAGGTCCGGACACCCGCGCGGGCGTCGTTCGTCGCGCTGGCAACCGAACGCGGTTGGCGCCTGGAGGACACGCATGACGGATTCCGTATCCACGACGCCGACGCCGCGACCGTCGGCGCCGCCGCCTTCGCCGCGGGTCTCGAACTCCATCAGCTCGCCGACGTCGGCGCCGACCTCGAATCCGTGTTCCTTCGACTCACGAGTTCCTCGGATGCACCGACCAGCCATCTCGCACCCGGAGGTGGGCCATCGGCGGCCGACCCGGCCCCCGCCGTCGAATCACGGGAGGAGGGCCGGTGA